From a single Cyclobacterium marinum DSM 745 genomic region:
- a CDS encoding tetratricopeptide repeat-containing sensor histidine kinase, which translates to MKILFFCAVTLIPSQSIANDIATIDSLLKASAAAQYDHKEIAISYVNQAKELAKSIEDPKLNARINNQEGTVYYISGEYELALRRFLSAYEFAVKAEADVEKEIALNGRGLVLMVEGEHEVAKEIFEECLSINHSLNDSVRIAKNHFNLGILQNELGDLELSMNHLRTASDFLINFPQKHLNLMVNNRTAKVYHEMGELKKASEKYNSVLQDSLALSNWEKTFALTGLAQLKFESGSIDEALSLGRAAYGTAVTHGAHWDLKNITQLLSQIYKKQKEFDQAYHFLSLSKAYGDSLYNEDKSRQIARLQLKLTQAENENLKVESEKDQALLKQRNRLLIFLSLLVLFSGFAIYFFRKNVILKERFNASLQKKNKAIEKQKLHIDQQNKSLLEMNLAKTKLLSIISHDLRSPINSIKQLLEMKGKGYFNEEDENEAYELLAGQIRNTEIMLNELLQWANRQMDGVKPNPSMVNLPQIVTEVLQGYSFQIKTKLLKTEHQIVENMDIMIDKVQLKIIIQNIIGNAIKFTPEDGIIKIHYELNDNFALCHIEDSGIGIDSKYHGMINGKDYARIPSVRGTANEKGTGLGLLLVKQFLELNGGNLIMESREGEGTHFILYFKQA; encoded by the coding sequence TTGAAGATTTTATTTTTTTGTGCTGTTACTTTAATTCCATCTCAATCTATTGCCAATGATATAGCCACCATAGACTCCTTACTTAAAGCATCTGCAGCGGCACAATACGATCATAAAGAAATAGCTATTTCCTATGTCAATCAGGCGAAAGAGTTGGCAAAAAGTATTGAAGATCCAAAATTAAATGCAAGGATCAATAATCAAGAAGGGACGGTTTACTATATCTCGGGAGAGTATGAGCTTGCCCTAAGGCGGTTTCTATCAGCTTATGAATTTGCTGTAAAAGCAGAGGCCGATGTAGAAAAAGAGATTGCCCTAAATGGAAGAGGCCTTGTGCTGATGGTAGAAGGTGAACATGAGGTGGCTAAAGAAATATTCGAGGAATGTTTATCTATTAACCATTCATTGAATGATAGTGTTAGAATAGCAAAAAATCATTTCAATTTAGGGATTCTACAAAATGAGTTGGGTGATCTTGAATTATCCATGAATCACTTGAGAACAGCAAGTGATTTCTTGATTAATTTCCCTCAGAAGCATTTAAACCTGATGGTAAATAACCGAACAGCCAAAGTGTACCATGAAATGGGGGAGTTGAAAAAGGCTTCAGAGAAATACAATAGTGTGCTTCAAGATAGCTTGGCACTCTCAAATTGGGAGAAAACTTTTGCGTTGACCGGATTGGCTCAACTAAAATTTGAGAGTGGATCCATTGATGAAGCATTGTCTTTAGGTAGGGCTGCCTATGGCACCGCTGTCACTCATGGAGCCCATTGGGATTTGAAAAATATTACGCAACTGCTAAGTCAAATCTATAAAAAACAAAAAGAGTTTGATCAGGCCTATCATTTTTTATCATTAAGTAAGGCCTATGGAGACAGTCTTTATAATGAAGACAAAAGCAGGCAGATTGCTAGGTTGCAATTGAAGTTAACCCAAGCAGAAAATGAAAATTTAAAGGTTGAGAGTGAAAAAGACCAAGCCCTACTAAAGCAAAGGAATAGGTTATTAATTTTCCTAAGTCTTTTGGTGTTGTTCTCAGGTTTTGCCATTTATTTTTTTCGTAAAAATGTGATATTGAAAGAGCGTTTCAACGCTTCACTTCAAAAGAAGAACAAGGCAATAGAAAAGCAAAAACTCCACATTGATCAGCAAAATAAGAGTTTGCTTGAAATGAACTTGGCAAAGACCAAGCTTTTGAGTATTATTTCTCATGACCTGAGGTCACCCATAAACTCCATCAAGCAATTGTTGGAAATGAAAGGGAAGGGGTATTTCAATGAAGAAGATGAAAATGAGGCGTATGAGCTTTTAGCCGGTCAAATAAGAAATACGGAAATAATGCTTAATGAGCTCCTACAATGGGCCAATAGGCAAATGGATGGAGTGAAACCTAATCCTTCAATGGTGAATTTGCCACAAATAGTAACTGAGGTATTGCAAGGTTATAGTTTTCAGATCAAAACAAAACTTTTAAAAACGGAGCATCAAATAGTAGAGAATATGGATATAATGATTGACAAGGTGCAATTAAAAATCATTATTCAAAACATTATTGGTAATGCTATAAAATTTACTCCGGAGGATGGGATCATTAAAATCCATTATGAATTGAACGATAATTTTGCCCTATGTCATATTGAAGATTCCGGTATTGGAATTGACAGCAAATACCATGGGATGATTAATGGGAAGGATTATGCAAGAATTCCCTCCGTAAGGGGGACTGCCAATGAGAAAGGAACCGGTTTGGGCCTTTTACTCGTAAAACAATTTTTGGAGCTCAATGGGGGTAATTTAATAATGGAAAGTAGAGAAGGTGAAGGAACTCACTTTATTTTATACTTTAAGCAAGCGTAA
- a CDS encoding OsmC family protein, with protein sequence MNKKEIRLHMVADREYESVNPEGNKVQMDMYDSAEKKHQSPMELLLSGLAGCSAVDAVLMMKKKRKQVDNFEIHAEGIRNDGTPAFYKSIHLHFTLTSPDATELEFEKVIKLAVDKYCSVASSLKSTITYSTEIKKPL encoded by the coding sequence ATGAATAAGAAAGAAATAAGACTTCATATGGTTGCTGACCGAGAATATGAATCGGTCAATCCTGAAGGGAATAAAGTCCAAATGGACATGTATGATAGCGCTGAAAAGAAACATCAATCTCCCATGGAACTGTTACTTTCCGGTTTGGCCGGGTGTTCAGCTGTAGATGCAGTATTGATGATGAAGAAAAAGCGCAAGCAAGTGGACAATTTTGAAATACATGCTGAAGGAATAAGGAATGATGGAACCCCGGCTTTCTATAAGTCTATTCATTTACACTTTACCTTGACCTCCCCTGATGCTACCGAGTTGGAGTTTGAAAAAGTAATTAAGTTGGCCGTTGATAAGTATTGTTCTGTGGCGTCAAGCCTGAAATCCACAATAACTTATTCTACAGAAATTAAAAAACCTTTATGA
- a CDS encoding PAS domain-containing hybrid sensor histidine kinase/response regulator, which translates to MTSNNNIQRYELPQPPAPKNRWWLVGLGAVSVIFTLLLALFFYNSISKNLIENRTFFLNKQVEFAAHEAQRSFKHFNEDLLFFVENQELINRGELSENSKKIDSLRVEKLLSTYIQLIDTLSIGIGDVGQVYTLDENNKLVANPLDSNWMSGYADSSSLLLQSNAGNVKVSVKLNLKKYFEDLLKKYYLGPNTDKLVYGKEGFYNINNNGPIFFKDKIVQDEIVNEIEGGVEGDYWSQITEESEEDAKEYLLVQYPFKLVNIDENFAFVFVQEKPSIDADIFENYFHLFATLLVLLAIIIAFIFKYFKITKENSNFLEKKSKNLNQLLKQQTILLQQSKGFIYYQDREDKIYKVSENVREVLGYNPEELVGRSVKDFIITQSDEFLESRQGLIEKKEGVFNFEFTSETKNGNSIRVKIFEKLIYNKDSTYEGSVGIFTDINAKYRADQELIKSENRLRSVLNCLPDIIFIYNNQGVYLDYYVQQEELLVVPPTLSLGKKISEVLVGEAGEKAMRAFNKVILTGKMQTEELDLLLDIGRRYFEVRFFKLDEDRIISVARDITGQRLWERGLSEAKEAAELANREKSSFLANMSHEIRTPLNGLLGITGLLFKTELSEEQNELLSIISDSGESLLNIVNDILDYSKIEAGKMELDPVAMNLTAELVKIIKVFSGMAQQNSLVINLKIEKNIPKIIILDKDKLAQIFFNIIGNAVKFSKVGGQIDISISGELIFTKNLILTCTVKDNGVGIAKEKIPQLVKPFTQASESSNGEYKGTGLGLAIANKLIELMGGVLHIESEIDKGSTFTFALISQGSEEKVNDPKESFLNSENQAIEILAEAHPLDILLVEDNDINLKFMLMLLSQMGYTPEVALNGVEAINAVEKKRFDLIFMDNQMPRMNGMDATKVIRGMANGRKTMIVGLSASVFKEDIELAMNIGMNAYLTKPVKIHQIVEKIKNCIIWKENGFK; encoded by the coding sequence ATGACCAGTAATAATAATATTCAGAGATACGAACTGCCACAACCACCAGCCCCTAAAAACCGCTGGTGGTTGGTTGGCTTGGGAGCCGTGTCCGTAATATTTACCTTGCTTTTGGCGCTATTTTTTTACAATTCTATTTCTAAAAACCTAATAGAAAACAGGACTTTTTTCTTAAACAAACAGGTAGAGTTTGCCGCTCATGAAGCCCAGAGGTCTTTCAAACATTTCAATGAAGACTTACTTTTTTTTGTTGAAAACCAAGAGCTAATCAATCGAGGAGAATTGAGCGAAAATTCCAAAAAAATCGACTCTCTAAGAGTAGAGAAATTGCTAAGTACATACATTCAATTAATAGACACTTTAAGCATTGGTATTGGAGATGTTGGCCAAGTTTATACATTGGATGAGAACAATAAACTGGTTGCAAACCCATTGGATAGTAATTGGATGAGTGGATACGCTGACTCGTCATCTTTACTTCTCCAATCCAATGCAGGAAATGTTAAAGTTTCTGTAAAGCTCAACTTAAAGAAATATTTTGAAGACCTATTAAAGAAATATTACCTAGGGCCAAATACCGATAAACTGGTTTATGGAAAGGAAGGGTTCTATAATATAAATAACAATGGTCCTATTTTCTTTAAAGATAAAATAGTACAAGATGAAATTGTTAATGAAATTGAAGGAGGGGTAGAAGGGGATTATTGGAGCCAAATCACAGAGGAAAGTGAAGAGGATGCAAAGGAGTACCTTTTGGTGCAATACCCTTTTAAGTTAGTGAATATCGATGAAAATTTTGCCTTTGTTTTTGTTCAGGAAAAGCCCTCTATTGATGCGGATATTTTTGAAAATTATTTTCACTTATTTGCTACCCTACTTGTCTTATTGGCAATAATCATTGCCTTTATCTTCAAATATTTCAAAATCACAAAAGAGAATAGTAATTTTCTTGAAAAAAAATCCAAAAATCTAAACCAATTATTGAAGCAGCAAACAATCTTACTTCAGCAGTCAAAAGGCTTTATTTATTATCAAGATCGAGAAGATAAAATTTATAAGGTAAGTGAGAATGTTAGGGAAGTTTTAGGATACAATCCGGAAGAGTTGGTAGGCCGGTCGGTCAAAGATTTTATTATTACCCAAAGCGATGAATTTTTAGAATCCAGACAAGGGCTTATTGAAAAAAAAGAAGGAGTATTCAACTTCGAATTTACATCGGAGACAAAAAATGGTAATTCTATAAGAGTTAAAATTTTTGAAAAATTAATTTATAACAAGGATTCAACTTATGAGGGTTCCGTTGGGATTTTTACGGACATCAATGCTAAATATAGAGCGGATCAAGAATTAATAAAAAGTGAAAACAGATTGCGGTCTGTCCTAAATTGCCTACCGGATATAATATTTATTTATAATAATCAGGGCGTCTACCTTGATTATTATGTACAACAAGAAGAGCTTTTAGTAGTTCCTCCCACCCTATCGTTAGGAAAGAAAATTAGTGAGGTTTTGGTTGGTGAAGCCGGAGAGAAAGCAATGCGCGCTTTCAACAAAGTGATTTTGACAGGTAAAATGCAGACAGAGGAGTTGGATCTGCTTTTGGATATAGGACGCAGGTATTTTGAGGTTAGGTTTTTTAAGCTGGATGAAGATAGGATAATTTCAGTTGCGCGCGACATTACTGGACAGCGCTTATGGGAAAGGGGGCTTAGCGAAGCCAAAGAAGCTGCGGAATTAGCAAATAGGGAGAAATCCAGCTTTCTGGCGAATATGAGTCATGAAATTAGAACCCCATTGAATGGGCTTTTAGGGATAACAGGCTTATTATTTAAGACCGAGCTTTCTGAAGAGCAAAATGAACTTTTGTCAATAATTAGTGATTCGGGAGAGTCTTTGTTGAATATCGTCAATGATATCCTTGATTATTCTAAAATTGAAGCAGGGAAAATGGAGCTGGATCCTGTTGCCATGAATTTAACTGCTGAATTGGTGAAAATCATTAAGGTATTTTCAGGAATGGCTCAGCAGAATTCACTGGTTATTAATTTAAAAATTGAAAAAAATATCCCAAAAATAATTATTCTGGATAAGGATAAATTGGCCCAGATCTTTTTTAACATTATAGGGAATGCAGTAAAGTTTTCTAAAGTAGGAGGGCAAATTGATATTAGTATTAGTGGCGAATTGATCTTCACAAAAAATCTAATCCTTACTTGTACAGTTAAAGACAACGGAGTAGGTATTGCCAAAGAAAAAATTCCACAGTTGGTCAAGCCCTTTACCCAAGCAAGTGAGTCTTCCAATGGTGAATATAAAGGAACAGGCCTTGGCTTAGCTATTGCGAATAAATTAATAGAGCTAATGGGAGGGGTGCTCCATATAGAAAGTGAGATTGACAAAGGATCGACTTTTACTTTTGCACTCATCTCGCAGGGAAGCGAAGAAAAAGTAAATGATCCAAAGGAATCATTTCTAAATAGCGAAAATCAAGCGATTGAGATATTAGCAGAAGCTCATCCCCTAGATATATTGTTGGTGGAAGATAACGACATTAACCTGAAATTTATGCTAATGCTTTTGTCGCAAATGGGCTATACCCCCGAAGTGGCTTTGAATGGTGTAGAAGCTATAAATGCAGTAGAAAAAAAGCGCTTTGATTTGATTTTTATGGACAATCAAATGCCAAGGATGAATGGGATGGATGCTACTAAAGTCATTAGAGGAATGGCCAATGGGCGTAAAACCATGATCGTTGGCTTGTCTGCCAGCGTATTTAAAGAAGACATAGAGCTAGCCATGAATATTGGGATGAATGCCTACCTAACCAAACCGGTGAAAATTCATCAGATTGTTGAAAAAATAAAGAATTGTATAATTTGGAAAGAAAACGGTTTTAAATAA
- a CDS encoding dihydrolipoamide acetyltransferase family protein has protein sequence MATVEMVMPKMGESIMEGTILSWLKKEGDLIEQDESVLEVATDKVDTEVPATHAGVLKKILAKEGEIIEVGKPIAIIEVKEDESDDPDPLPELDNPSVSDDKELLQDVPEYTSLILGKASYDDPANLEEKRFYSPLVQSIANQENVSAGELAEISGTAKGGRVTKKDILDYISKREATQIASEAGQTDEILEMDRMRKMIAQRMLDSKNISAHVTSFVEADLTNIVLYRNKIKDAFQAKQGEKITFTPFFIEAIAKALKDFPMMNISVEGDKIIKKKAINIGVAVALANGNLIVPVIKNADKLNLVGLSKKINELAIRARENRLSAEELKGGTYTLSNIGSFGNIMGTPIIVQPQVGILAVGTITKKPAVIESPTGDMIGIRHKMILSHSYDHRVVDGALGGMFVKKVADYLESFDMKTVI, from the coding sequence ATGGCAACAGTGGAAATGGTGATGCCCAAAATGGGAGAGAGCATTATGGAAGGCACTATACTTTCATGGCTAAAGAAAGAAGGAGACCTTATAGAGCAAGACGAATCTGTACTGGAAGTAGCTACGGATAAAGTGGACACCGAGGTACCTGCCACACATGCCGGTGTATTGAAGAAAATACTTGCCAAAGAAGGCGAAATCATTGAAGTTGGTAAACCAATTGCTATCATTGAAGTAAAAGAGGATGAGTCAGATGACCCAGACCCTCTTCCGGAATTGGACAATCCTTCAGTAAGCGACGATAAAGAGTTACTACAAGATGTCCCGGAATACACCAGTCTTATCCTTGGTAAAGCTTCCTACGATGACCCTGCCAATCTTGAAGAAAAAAGATTTTACTCCCCATTGGTTCAAAGCATCGCTAATCAGGAAAATGTTAGCGCAGGAGAACTGGCAGAAATTTCAGGGACAGCCAAGGGTGGTAGGGTAACCAAAAAAGATATCCTAGATTATATTTCTAAACGAGAGGCTACCCAAATTGCCTCTGAGGCAGGTCAAACAGACGAAATCCTAGAAATGGATAGGATGAGGAAGATGATTGCGCAAAGGATGTTGGATTCTAAAAACATTTCTGCCCATGTCACCTCTTTTGTTGAAGCCGACTTGACAAATATTGTTCTTTATCGAAACAAAATAAAGGATGCGTTTCAAGCAAAACAAGGCGAAAAAATTACTTTCACACCTTTTTTCATTGAGGCCATCGCTAAAGCTTTAAAAGACTTCCCCATGATGAATATATCTGTTGAGGGAGACAAAATCATAAAGAAAAAAGCCATTAACATTGGTGTTGCAGTTGCCTTAGCCAATGGAAACCTAATTGTCCCTGTGATAAAAAATGCAGATAAATTAAATTTGGTAGGTCTGTCTAAAAAAATAAATGAACTTGCCATTAGAGCTAGAGAAAATAGACTAAGTGCAGAGGAACTTAAGGGAGGAACTTACACCTTATCGAATATTGGCTCTTTTGGAAATATAATGGGTACACCAATTATTGTTCAACCACAAGTTGGTATATTGGCAGTAGGCACCATTACTAAAAAGCCGGCTGTAATCGAATCTCCGACAGGAGATATGATTGGGATTCGACATAAAATGATATTATCTCACTCTTATGATCACAGAGTAGTAGATGGGGCATTGGGAGGCATGTTCGTGAAAAAAGTAGCGGACTATTTGGAATCCTTCGATATGAAAACGGTTATTTAA
- a CDS encoding competence/damage-inducible protein A, which yields MHKPVTAEIISIGDELLYGQILDTNSKWLSEEMDKIGVRVTRKTTVGDDPQAMNRAYEAASREVDIVLMTGGLGPTKDDLTKHVLADFFNASIKLFPEALEDLRNFFESRGKELTPTNQSQANLPSNCTYIKNAVGTAPGMWFEENGVVWMSMPGVPHEMRYLMENAVIPKIKEKFKLPVIYHKLIKTIGIGESWLSDKISVWEEQLPSHIRLAYLPSLGEVKLRLTAFGESLQTLAEEVKEQTIKLEPLISEYIYGYDTDSIASSLGHELIQRKENLAIAESCTGGYLTHVVTSIPGSSNYYNGSIVPYHNDFKEQLLGVNPNTLSTKGAVSEETVIEMSKQVRLKFNATYGLATSGIAGPGGGTTEKPVGLVWIACHDGKNCRTRKLQLTKDRLINIQLTSTASLNLLRETILQNTK from the coding sequence ATGCATAAACCTGTTACAGCAGAAATCATATCCATAGGCGATGAATTGCTCTATGGCCAAATACTTGACACCAATAGTAAATGGTTAAGTGAAGAGATGGATAAAATTGGCGTAAGGGTTACAAGAAAGACAACGGTCGGAGATGATCCCCAAGCCATGAACCGTGCGTATGAAGCTGCTTCAAGAGAGGTGGACATTGTTTTGATGACAGGCGGCTTGGGACCTACCAAGGATGACCTGACCAAACATGTCTTGGCAGACTTCTTTAATGCTTCAATAAAGTTATTCCCTGAAGCTCTTGAAGATCTGCGGAACTTTTTCGAAAGTAGAGGCAAAGAATTAACGCCCACCAATCAAAGCCAGGCCAATTTACCTTCCAATTGCACATACATTAAGAATGCCGTTGGGACGGCTCCTGGAATGTGGTTTGAAGAAAATGGTGTGGTCTGGATGTCTATGCCCGGTGTCCCTCATGAGATGCGATACCTTATGGAGAATGCCGTCATCCCTAAAATCAAAGAGAAATTTAAATTACCTGTAATCTATCATAAACTGATCAAAACAATTGGCATAGGCGAAAGTTGGTTGTCAGACAAGATCTCAGTATGGGAAGAACAATTACCTTCCCATATACGCTTGGCTTATTTACCCTCATTGGGTGAAGTCAAATTGAGGTTAACGGCTTTTGGTGAGTCCTTACAAACTTTGGCTGAAGAGGTAAAAGAACAAACCATTAAGTTGGAGCCATTGATCTCGGAATATATTTATGGGTACGACACAGACTCTATTGCCTCTTCTTTAGGCCATGAACTGATTCAACGGAAAGAAAACCTAGCCATTGCAGAAAGCTGTACCGGAGGTTATTTAACCCATGTCGTTACCAGTATTCCCGGGTCTAGTAATTATTACAACGGATCCATTGTCCCCTATCACAATGACTTCAAAGAACAGTTGCTTGGTGTAAATCCAAATACCCTTTCCACCAAAGGAGCTGTAAGTGAAGAAACTGTGATAGAAATGAGTAAACAAGTTAGGCTAAAGTTTAACGCAACTTATGGGTTGGCCACTAGTGGAATTGCTGGTCCCGGAGGAGGAACAACTGAGAAACCTGTGGGGCTTGTATGGATTGCTTGTCATGATGGAAAAAATTGCAGGACACGCAAATTACAACTCACAAAAGACCGTCTTATCAATATTCAACTAACAAGTACTGCCTCTTTAAACTTATTGAGGGAGACAATCTTACAAAATACTAAATAA
- a CDS encoding dihydrofolate reductase, with protein sequence MIISIIVAKATNNAIGLKGDLPWRLPADLKHFKKTTAGHHVIMGRKTFETLNKPLPGRTHLVITSNHNYKVPEGHEVVHSLEEAIAIGKEKGLEKIFILGGAEIYKLALPYSQEMIITEIEAFPEADTYFPDFDKENWVIFDKSIHHKDENNPFDFAFVTYRRKAVP encoded by the coding sequence TTGATCATTTCTATTATAGTTGCAAAGGCCACCAACAATGCCATTGGCCTAAAAGGAGACTTGCCTTGGCGCCTACCTGCAGACCTTAAGCACTTCAAAAAAACTACAGCAGGCCACCATGTTATTATGGGCAGGAAGACTTTTGAAACTTTGAATAAACCACTACCCGGCAGAACACATTTAGTGATTACCAGTAATCACAATTATAAAGTTCCTGAAGGTCATGAGGTGGTACACAGTTTGGAAGAAGCAATTGCCATAGGAAAAGAAAAAGGGCTAGAAAAAATTTTTATTCTGGGAGGTGCAGAAATATACAAGCTGGCCTTACCTTATAGTCAAGAAATGATCATAACCGAAATTGAAGCTTTTCCTGAAGCAGATACCTATTTCCCGGATTTTGACAAAGAAAACTGGGTAATTTTCGACAAAAGTATTCACCACAAAGATGAAAACAATCCATTCGATTTTGCGTTTGTGACCTATAGAAGAAAAGCTGTTCCTTAA